The window gagaaaagtggTCAAGGAGACAGTTTCCTGAGGAGAACAGCAATGGGTCAGGCATTAAGAAaagcaattgataaatgggacctcaggaaactgagaaacttctggaaggcaaaagacactgtcattgGGACAAAACAGCAGCATACAGATTGGGAGagaatcttcactaacccttcaTCTGACAGGGCGTTAATATTCAGCATTTCTAAAGAGCCCAGGAGGTTAGACAGCGACAACCCAAATACCCCAATTAAAGCCTAGGGTACAGTGCTAatcagagaattctcagcagaggagcTGTGAATGATCAAGGAATACGTAAATAAATTTTCAGAATCTTTACTCACCGGGGAAATTCAAACCAAAACAACTATGAGGATTAATCTTACAACCATGGGAACtgctaacatcaaaaactcaaaAATTAGCAGATGCTGGATAGAATGTGGAGCCAGGGAAACACTCTTCTAGTGAGacccactctgccccacgcttgggggccaaaatgctgaggcccaagctgctgctccgatcttcaggtcagggtctaccAAAAGAGttcaagaatggagacaagacagaggttctgatcaagtctcgactcctttattgtctcttgtctctccctcATTGTCTtatttgtctcttgtctctccttttttctctcttcatgtctctctcttCGAAGGGAAGcccagggtatttatacactttgtcacgtgccttgtaggcacgtgcataccacgtgccttgcatgTGTAAATATGACATATACGTTacaggtgtgtaggtgtgtatagtgtggatagcagTGCACTGGGCACCTCGCAGGTATGGACAGCACATTCGTCGttcagctggggtcactaaacagcaaaacaagatatgtgggataaacaagatgtttatcagagtgtgcttcagctgttgtaggctgttgaaaaacaagtctcatgtcaggatatatggctcaggatggctgcaaagctgatagccgctttctgctaaaagtcggctcccaacattcttCTATTGTTGGTGGGTGTGAAAACGTAAagaaccactttggaaaacattttgttattttctaagaaaagtgagaatagttctacctcaagacccatctatatcactcctgggGATATACCCCAAAAATGTTCAACTATACAAGCAGGACACTTGGTCAACTATGTTAATAGTAGCTTTATTCATtatagagagaaatagaaaaaaaaaacctttcgaGTCCCTCAACCGAAGAGTAGTTAAAAAATGTCACTCATTACACAAGGAACACCGAATCATTAACAACAAAGACATCATGCAGTCAAATGGATAGAATAAGAAAATCTCATCTTGAGTGGGATAAACCAAACACAAAAGTCCGTGAATGTTATGTActgacttataagtggatattacaaATAATGTATAGAATAACCATAGTgaaatccacagactcaaagactGCAAATATGTAAGAGGGCCAAGGAAGGATGGTTGGACTTTTCTCATAAGATTTCAGTGGTGGGTAGTggaaggaaactgggtgggagaagaaatggggaagaaaaatgtgggtggagggagaaagggagaggtggACAGAAAGCAGAGGGGACAATAGAAATCTGGGGTGTAGGGATTCAGAAGAAATCTCAAGGACCTGCAGGAAACCTGGGGCAGGAGAAACCCAAAGAATGAATACTGCAAGGGTCTAGCTAAAACTCCTAGAAATGGAAGATGTCGATCATGAattggccacttcctgtagccaagcaggactcCCAGTGCAGAAATAAGGACATCATATCACCAAAATTATATTCCATTTAATATCTGTCCTGTTTATAAGACAAATAGAAACAGGGGTAGTTCAGAGAAGAGAGTGACCAAAcaactggcccaaattgagacccattccatatGGGGCAAAAACCAGTCCCTCATACTATTAATAATATCATGTTACGTTTGCAAATAGGATTGTAGCACACCTCACTTCTGAGAGGCTATGACGAAGAGTTAACGGAAATAGATGCACAGACAAACAGCCAAGCATTAGACAAAACCTGGCGAGTTGTGTAGAAGTGATCAGGGAAGGATTGAGGTTCCCAAAGAAGACAGGgaatccacaggaagaccaacagaatctaCTACCCTGGAATCTTGATGTTGCCCAGATACTAAACAACCAACCATCCAAAGTGAGCATGAACAAGACCTAGGCGCCTCtcatatatgtaacagatgtgcagcttggtcttcatatgggttccCCAACCACTGGAGTACTGGCTTTCCCTGAATTTGCCACCTGTAGaccctgttcccctaactgggctgccatgtctggcctcagtgagaggatGTGTCTACTACTGTGAAAAGGCTTactcacattgattacatttgtcgggtttctctcctgtatgtctTCTTTTAAGCTTCTGGAGGTTAGAGTTTAGAAAAAAGGCTTCAGCACATTCACAACATTTGtagggtctctctccagtatgaattcttgtATGTATTTAAAGACTACTGTTTTGGTACAAGGCTTTCTCACACTGATTACATTCGTAGGGTTTCTCCCCCATGTGAGTATTTTTATGTGTCCTGAGACTATCTTGTTtggaaaaggctttatcacattcattacatttgtagggtttctctcctgtatgtgttatTTTACGCTTCTGGAGGTGACAGTGTTgggaaaaggctttatcacattgattacatttgtagggtttctctgcaatattattcttttatgtgtttgaagaTGACTGTTTTGGGAAAAGGCTTtttcacattgattacatttgtaggttttctctcctgtatgtgttcttttatgaatttggagacTAATATGTTgggaaaaggctttatcacagtcattacatttgtagggtttctctcctgtatgaatcgTTTCATTCATGTGAAGATTCAAGGGATGTAAGAAGGCTTCATCACATTCACTATATTTGAAGGGTTTCTCTCCACTATGAATACTTTTATGACGTTTAAGATGACTGTGTTTTGCAAATCCTTTACCacgttgattacattcatagggtttctgtcCAATTTCTGTGCTTTTACTTATCTGGCTACTCGTGTAAGGTGCAAAGGCTTTGACACACTGAATAACTTCATAAGGTGTCTTTTCTATATGAAAACTTTCATGTCTTTGAGCATGACTGGGAGCATGTAAAgagaaggctttaccacattgtatACAttcagagggtttctctgtactctgacttctttcatgcctgagaAGAAAATTGGCACACATGAAAGCTTTACCACAGTGATAAATACTTTTGTCTGTAAGAATTCATGGTACTATTTGTCTAAATATAAAGAGGAATCAGACCTTAAGATTTTATCACTTTGTTTACATTCATGCCGTTCCCTTCATTATgggttggttttcattttgaaagataCCTGAGATTCTATGAGCATTCATTATATGGCTCAGCcttatatattctttttgaaTCAAAGGTTTTTCTCACACTTGATAAAAAGTGGAAGAATTCAGAGCTTTAACACACTAACTATATTTGAACTGTTTCTATACTGTGCATCATATTATATTTGCAAAATGAATCAGGAGAAATAGTAGCATTTCTATATTCCTAATACTCAAGAGAATTTTCTACAGAATGAGGTTGCCGTATTGCCAATGAAATTGGAAAAGCAATTAATTGTAAACTTGTATCATGTTCAAAAAGCCTACACTAACTACCATCCACTATAGATAGATCATTTACTTTTTATCAGagagatacatataaatatatatatatatatatagactttATTTCCTGAAATATCCCTTTTATATACAGTTTGTATCTGATACATTATATACTTAAGAAAggaagactaacaaaaaaaagtttgaacACTGCATTCAcaaggtttgatttttttgttcctCACAGACATGTGGTATAGGGATCGCGGTTACTGCACAACATCCTTGATACCTCCAAGAAGCTGCCATCTCTAGAAACTTATTATGTCTCTATTAATAAGTGATTAACATTAGCTTTACTATAGACTAGTTCCTTCTTAGAAGCTTTTGGACATATATTTATCAACTATTCAATGTGTCTAGCTTTTACAAAATGAGCAGAAACAGACTGCTAGTTGTACAGTGTTGCTCTGATAGGGCTATGTTTCAAATGGAGATATACactaaggcattgtttccatgcCCTCTTTCTTAAAGGAATGCCTTGCAAAAACAAACCAGATACAGGGCACTGAGGACATGGATTTGTTACAATGTAACCATCATCAATACACTTAAAGCTGTGCTCATTTACACTGTTGCTTTCCCTTAAAATttcagcacattttaaaatttattcaaaggCATATTTGTAGGAGCTTCCACGTAAAAATTACCTTCTGAGTCTTCTAGATCTTTGACAATGTTCATCAAAATTTTGGTCCTCCCAATTAAATCCTAAAACAGAGTAACagaacatgtatgtatgcacatcgTGTAACCTGTAAGTTACTATCTTCGGTGAACCAGTGAGTCATGCGTGACTTCTAAACCAAATCCTGCAGCCATGTCAACTGcattacagaagtgcatcaaaggaaagaaactgtTTTCTCAAATTTTAATCGGGAAAGggaattcacagtcttacctatagcactGAGGTtgctgtaggtctccagcatcacatctttgtagagcttcttctgggaaggatccagcaaagcccactcttcctgagtgaagttcacatgcacatcatcataagtcactgcactCTAGAATATCCCATACACATGTACAGGAGAAAGCACAACAGAGACAACACTGGGCATGTCTTCTTCATAGACAATGTATGCCTATAATTCTGGGGCCTGCCCCTCTTATTTCCTGACACTGAAGTTCTACTGTAGCTACCAAGTCATATTACAAGAAAACTTAATAATGAGGTTCACCCCTGTCATTTCTCAGCCCTTTGAATAGGATCCAGCCTTTCTCGAGAAATTTCAATTCCAGATACAAAGAACAGACAAGGTCTACAAGATCAATAGTGCTTACTTACCacatttcaaagaaattttaTCAACATTAACAATTACTGACTATAAAAATCAGTAACCAAGCTGGGTCTATTGGCTTAGGCCTTTAACAGTACAGTCAGAATACAGAGGCAGGAAGTATCACACTGAGTCAGACACCAGTGTGATGTAtacaatgagttctaggacagccaaaggtGTATAGTAATACCCTGTATCTCCTGCCAGAATTAACTAACGAAACTGGAAACATAGAAAGAACACATAGGGTTTTCCTTAAGTTCTAACTTTTTGTAAAgatgttatttattaatttatatatatgatgagtatactgtagctttcttcacacataccagaagagggtatcagatcccattacagacagttgtgagccaccatgtagttgctgggaattgaactcaggacctttggaagagcagtcactgctattacctgctgaactatctctccagcactttaCTTAAATCCTTAAGAGAGTGATACACACAATCCAGTTGTATATTCATCTTCCAAAACCTTGAGGTAGACTGACTGGTTCAAACTATAACATTAATAAGACGTGACCAAAGGGAatatatgtttaaacagttaCAGTTGGACATAAGAAGTATTGCCACTGTTAACGTTGATGAGATTGTAAACAACACAGGGCAGGAGACAGACCTCAGCAGCAAAGTGCAGGGCATGGCTCTGATGCTGTATTGGGAAACTGCCTGTAAACTCTGAAGGTCCCTGTCTCTAATTGTTTCTTGATCGATCAATACAGCTGCGAGCAGCCAATGGATGACCGGAAGAGGCGGGACTTCCAGATTCCCTAACATGGGACAAACTAAAGAGGGATCTAATCAAACAATATTGTCTACTGAGAACAGGGTGATCTCGTCAACATTACTGACCCTGCCTACAGTGGTTTCTGACTGATATCATCAGCCCCCTGTGGTAGGAACTGTTGGAATCTCAGGATGAGAGACATCCTCTCTCCAAAGAACATAGGCCCAGACCATTACCAGCTCCCCCAAGCACATGCCTGCTTTCAAAGAGAtcggttttttatttttgataaataccTCAAGGCCTTGGGGAAAGGGCCCAGGTCCTAGACCTCAGGCCGTAACAGGCTCGGCCAAGCATGTGGCTGAGTTTGAGCTGGAGCTATGTCATTCTCTGTCCTTGAAGGCCTCAGGGAAAGCCTTGCTTTGGCAGGGCAGTCCTCACCACAACAGTGTTTCTCCTTTTCAAATGGATTCACTGGCTGTGTTGCCCATGTGGCAGAACTTTGCTTTTCTGAAGAAGGAAAACGAGCCTGTATGACACAGCAGGCCTTGGTGTTGCTTGTGACCCGGCAAGGTTGTCTCTACAGTTATGTTTTGGACCTACGTTTCCTGACAATCCCAGTGAACAAACAAGTGTATCCTAGCATCCTGATCTCCTGGAAGCTCCCTTACCATGCTATTAACTGTGGGTGTTTTAGAGACAGTCCCTCCCTCAGATGAAATCTACTCACTGTGACTCACTATCTCCCAAAccttggaaaatcctttacatcgTAGATTCTACCCTTTTCATCACAGCTTACATTTGGAGTGCTACCCAGTGCGTGAGATGACATTTACAACTGCCACAAAACTAAGTCTAAATAGACCTTAAATGTCCAGGGCACAATGTCTATCTAGAAGATACCAGACAAACGAGgcctttaaaatatgtaataagatataaatataaaatataaaataaataaagtgtaaatataaaatataagttaaataagatgtaaatgtaaaacataaaataaaatgtaaacataaaatgTAATCTAAGTGTAAATAATAAGCGTGAAATCCGACCTTCAGGGATAAAATGAATGATGTATGTACACGCGAGCCGTTCCTCCAAGAGGTTTGTGCAGATGCAGCTCATGATGCAATGAAGTTATTCAGATGCCCCCGCTGGGTACATCTAGTGGGTAAGACCACATGGAACCTCACAGGTGCCTGCCAGTTCCCAACTCCCCCAGGGGAGGGCGAACCACCCGGACTCCAGCTTCTCAGACCACCTCCCCTCCAGGTTAGGGGCAGTTTTCACATGCTCACCATATTGCGATGTAGTAGCTCAGCCAGTCGGACTCCACTAAGGCATCCAGCAGCAGAGGTGAAACCACATCACAGATACCACTGAAGGCTGCTTGCTCAGCAATGCAGCTCAACCTGAAgcacaggaagaaggaagaagtacCCTCCTCTTCCGAGCACATCACCTCCTTGGAGGTCCTGATTGGCCAGTGAATCTTGACTGACATGATTATTTCCTTAGGGTGAGAGGGTGCTGGACCTGAAGCACTGACCAAAGCACCTAGAAGAACCCGCCTCTTCTTCTGATTGGAAATTGTTCTTGGAGGCCCTGATTGGCCTGGGAATCTTGAGTGACATGTGCACCCAGCTCGCTCAGGATTAGAGTGTCCTGAAGGCACACAGTAAAGGACTTTGTGGTCCAGGTTCTAATGCAGAACCTGACCCTTTTCAGATCTGCAAGATTTTTGTTTCAGTATCACTTGTGCCTGTCCTCCAATAACCTTTCTGCCTTTCAGCTCTCTGCAGAAATTTCTCACTACTCcttctcctggtcctcctgctgttgctcattttcctcttcttcctcctcttactccccctccttctcctcttttttctcctcctcctcttcatcctcctcctcctgctgctcctcctcctctttttcctcctcttcctcctcctcctcctcctcctcctcctcctcctcctcctcctcctcctcttcttgcttcAATCAAGGCAGATTCCTTGCACAGTCCATTATTCACCTTGGAGCAGAGTAAACTATGCGTCTCACAAGCATAAGGACTCCCAGGATATTATCAACaattaaagagaaattttagGACACAGGAAAGGAtatctgtttttctgatttttacacTGATGCCAGGAAAACCAGAATTAATATTCACCTACTAGGTAATGTAAGGATCTGAAAATCACTGAAGGAGGATCCTAGATTCAGATAGTGTGCAAAAACGAAAAGCCCTCATTCTGCAGAAACAGCTAGCACATGGGTCTCAACCATTCTTTGAAATGGCGATCTCAGAGAGGAGCACGCAGACCTCATCGGGAACAGGTGGAACTCTCTAGAAgaattaggtaatctaaaacttcattggtgggtgctaggggATCACAGGTCGTCAGGGGTCTGAATTCCTAAGTCATGAATGTTTAACTATATGATGAAATAGGGCTGCCCAACCTGGATGGCTGATTctgagatatttccccatttttctagTTGTCCCTAAGCTattcactggggggtggggggtattaATGATCTTTTTcaggattttatggtctgttgcTAGAGCTGGTGTCTTATGACTTGGTTCCTGGGGCTCATGGTTTACTCCTTAAAATAGTGCCTTATGGCCCAACAGGCTTGGAACTCCAAATGGAGACATATGAAATTTATCTTGATCTTTTCATATGATTCTTCAGACAACCCCGGGAGAAAAGCTGGAAATGGATGGACACTCCGCATACTATTGCTTGTTGTCTACCTCACAGCTCCCTCCTGCTGCCTCAATGGAGAATCCTGGAACGATCCCACAAGGGACCTCATACTCTTGCTATTGATAGTTAGCTCTTCCTAGACTCCATCACTATCTAGGGTCACCCAGCTGGGCCTCAGGACAGCAGCAGCTTCCCTACTGCATGAGAAGAGATCAAGTGACTCAGACAGCACAGGCCTACCCAGCTCTACACTTCCACAATAGGGGCAGACAGGGTCCTAGTCTGGGAATTTTGTAGTTATGAAGAAATTTTTTCAGTCTCCCAGAGCTCGTCTGCTTCATCAATCGAGGAACAGGGTACATCGTGTACATTCTATTCTACACTTTCAGTCCATTTCAGCCATCAGTGTGGCTCATCACAGCTGGGACAACCTGCAGCTAAACATAGCTCACATTCAAACAGTAACCAGTGTTCAAGTAAAAACAGCTCTTCAATGAAAAACATCGAGATGTCTCTGGAGGGATTTGGAGGCAGAAGACAGAGGGTGGAAATGTGATAAACATAatggaaaatattgttttaaaagtagaaatgggCTTGATGATTCTCTGCTCCATATAGGAAGGATCTGTATTATAGCACAACACGTATTATTTAAGCCTATACTCTCAGGAGAATCATCTTAAAATCtcaaagaacagaacaaaacgaaacaaaaaaaaatgtcctgttaAGCAGCAGGTCTAGTAAAACTACAGTAATTTGgtgagttcattttttaaaagatttctttattttatgtggatacactgtagctgtcttcagacacaccagaagagggcatcagatcccattacagatggttgtgagccaccatgtggttgctgagatttgaactcagggcctctggaagagcagacagagctctttactgctgagtcaTATCTCCATTAAAGGTGAATTAAAAGTTCACTTTTTAATCCAGATTACTGATTTTCTGTTGTTGGACCCAAAGATGGGCTTCTCAAGCCACGTATCAATCATCTAACATTGAGTACCTCACTGTTCATTGCTAATATTAAGTACTGTCAAAGCAGGGAATTTATAAACTTCTTTGGCTCTGTCCTTTTCTTCACTGTAACTACACACAGTTCCAAGTTGGTCACAGAATTCAACTCTTTTACAAGTACAGCTTCATTTGAGAGTCCAGACAAAAAGCAGAAGTTACAGAAGTTACAGGACACACACTCACTGGTCTATTTTTCCATTCAATGAAGTGTCAAAGTCAAGCCTGCCAAGTTGAAGACTTCCCCGCATGTACCAGCACAGACAGGATTGGACATTTAAGTTAATTCTAAATTACTGAGTATGATCCAGCCTGTGGTACAAGAGCTATTGCtctaaaaagaaataatcagcagcacttttgaaaaatgaaaagaaaatttgaatgaCTGGGAAGTATTggagaatgaaaataattatgagaCAATAGCACAGATGCATTTAAAGGatatcaaatttaaaaactgaaatcagTTATTGACTATTTCAAATGATAATCATTATTGAATCGTCCCCACATATCTGCACcaattttcaaaaacatcaggcACAGAGTATGCTGTTAAGAAGATATGGTTTTACCTCACCCCTATGAGCAATGTTAGCTGCTGAGATATATAACGTATCACATGCCTCTAACATCAATGTCCTCTTTTTAACCCTCTGGGCTGAAGTAAATTTGCAAGTGCATTGGAAACGTGTGCAATATTGCCAACTAGTTGGAAATTTAATATTCATTGGATCCAAGCTAATCATCCCAATCTGTATGACTACCAGTCTAAGCTGCTTTCATTCACATGACATGAATTAATGCATGCTGGGAAATAACAGAATCACTCACCATGGCACCACCTGGCACTTCATCATAATGGTGATGGGAACCGTTGTTTGcttgtcccatttccttccaTGAATTACACAAGAATCTGGTCCCCTACTCTGGTGGTCTGAAGGTAGAAGCCATGCTCCATGTGCAAATCCTTTCCCTCTTACTGCAATGGAAAGTTGACTACATGGCTAcaacaagtaattttaaaactgagTGGTGGTGCAGGCAGCTACTTTAAGAATTTAGCTAGGTTAATCAAGAAGACAATATGTTATAACCCTCAGGAGTAACCAGTGGAATCAAGGACAGCTGAGTGTAAATGGGAGAGCTTTTATCAATAACATCTTTCTAGGCTGGATGTACAGCCGCTCTAGCATTAATATGTGTTTG is drawn from Arvicanthis niloticus isolate mArvNil1 chromosome Y, mArvNil1.pat.X, whole genome shotgun sequence and contains these coding sequences:
- the LOC143437287 gene encoding uncharacterized protein LOC143437287; amino-acid sequence: MSVKIHWPIRTSKEVMCSEEEGTSSFFLCFRLSCIAEQAAFSGICDVVSPLLLDALVESDWLSYYIAICFSAVTYDDVHVNFTQEEWALLDPSQKKLYKDVMLETYSNLSAIGFNWEDQNFDEHCQRSRRLRRHERSQSTEKPSECIQCGKAFSLHAPSHAQRHESFHIEKTPYEVIQCVKAFAPYTSSQISKSTEIGQKPYECNQRGKGFAKHSHLKRHKSIHSGEKPFKYSECDEAFLHPLNLHMNETIHTGEKPYKSSQK